Proteins from one Pithys albifrons albifrons isolate INPA30051 chromosome 2, PitAlb_v1, whole genome shotgun sequence genomic window:
- the RWDD1 gene encoding RWD domain-containing protein 1, translating into MTDYSEEQRNELEALESIYPDSFTVLSEKPTTFTITVTSEAGENDETVQTTLKFTYREKYPDDTPLYEIVSQENLDDNDVMDIMKLLEQQAEENLGMVMIFTLVSAVQEKLNEIVDQIKTRREEEKKQKEREAEEEEKQRFHGTPVTIENFLNWKAKFDAELLEIKRKKMKEEEQAGKNKLSGKQLFEMDHNLDTSDIQFLEDAGNNVEVDESLFQEMDDLELEDEEDDPDYNPVNLDSD; encoded by the exons ATGACCGACTACAGCGAGGAGCAGCGCAACGAGCTGGAGGCGCTGGAGTCCATTTACCCGGACTCGTTCACGG tGTTGTCAGAAAAGCCAACCACTTTTACGATCACTGTGACATCTGAAGCTGGAGAAAATGATGAAA CTGTCCAAACAACCCTTAAATTTACCTATAGAGAAAAATACCCTGATGACACTCCACTTTATGAAATTGTCTCACAGGAGAATCTTGATGATAATGATGTCATGGACATTATGAAACTGCTAGAACAGCAG GCAGAGGAAAATCTAGGAATGGTAATGATCTTCACTCTGGTCTCAGCAGTACAggagaaattaaatgaaatagtGGATCAAATAAAAACACgaagagaagaggagaagaaacagaaagagagagaagcagaagaagaagagaaa CAACGTTTTCATGGCACTCCTGTTACCATTGAGAATTTCCTGAATTGGAAAGCCAAGTTTGATGCAGAACTcctagaaataaaaaggaaaaagatgaaagaagaagaacaagcaggcaaaaataaattaagtg gTAAACAGCTGTTTGAAATGGATCACAACCTTGACACTTCTGACATCCAGTTCTTGGAGGATG CTGGAAACAATGTGGAGGTTGATGAATCTTTGTTCCAAGAGATGGATGATTTAGAATTGGAGGATGAAGAGGATGACCCGGACTACAACCCTGTTAATTTAGATAGTGATTAG
- the LOC139668860 gene encoding calcium homeostasis modulator protein 5-like — protein sequence MDAFQTILKFFMNRKTAIGYSFMALLTMGGERVFSLVAFRCPCSGENLRYGLVFLFSPALVLLVIGYFLNSKTWKLFTGCWVNPRKIFPRGNVCHFFYVFGQITLNALVAPVMWLSVALLNGTFYECAMSGLDNPTYLNAVCDRKSEKCFGELHMVACGKSSMPLSESDELRRTLQAQSQILGWCVIVTTALLSLLTTCCASCQSKVSHLQLMFWRVYEGTEKEQLEEIFQLYATKLSERNLKCFFENKEPEPISLPAFQAWEDASQLYSFSSGKQHYSTIHKLVEEGQKGINEERETMMDFVDRREIP from the exons ATGGATGCTTTCCAAACAATCCTAAAGTTTTTCATGAACCGGAAGACTGCTATAGGTTACAGTTTTATGGCGCTGCTGACAATGGGAGGTGAACGTGTGTTTTCTCTTGTTGCTTTCAGATGCCCTTGCAGCGGTGAAAACTTGAGGTACGGTTTGGTATTTCTCTTCTCCCCAGCTCTTGTTTTGCTAGTTATTGGATACTTCTTGAACAGCAAGACCTGGAAACTCTTTACAGGCTGCTGGGTGAATCCCAGGAAAATATTCCCCAGAGGGAATGTCTGCCATTTCTTTTACGTCTTTGGACAAATCACTTTAAATGCCCTGGTAGCCCCAGTGATGTGGCTTTCTGTAGCTTTGCTCAACGGGACCTTTTATGAATGTGCCATGAGTGGCTTGGACAATCCTACCTACTTGAATGCAGTTTGCGATAGAAAATCCGAAAAGTGCTTTGGAGAGCTACACATGGTTGCCTGTGGCAAAAGCTCCATGCCCCTTTCAGAGAGTGATGAACTGAGACGAACACTTCAAGCACAGTCCCAG ATTTTAGGCTGGTGTGTGATAGTTACCACAGCTCTTCTCTCCCTGCTAACCActtgctgtgccagctgccagTCAAAAGTCAGCCACCTCCAGCTGATGTTCTGGAGAGTGTATGAGGGGACAGAGAAGGAGCAACTGGAGGAGATTTTCCAGCTGTATGCCACCAAGCTGAGTGAACGAAACCTGAAgtgcttttttgaaaacaaggAGCCAGAACCAATTTCCCTGCCAGCTTTTCAGGCATGGGAAGATGCTTCACAGCTTTACTCTTTCAGCAGTGGCAAACAGCATTACAGCACAATTCACAAGCTAGTTGAAGAAGGCCAGAAAGGAATTAACGAGGAAAGAGAGACAATGATGGACTTTGTGGACAGAAGAGAAATACCAtaa
- the CALHM4 gene encoding calcium homeostasis modulator protein 4 encodes MTFLPKWLTFLKGKEVVLANAIIAILTIGGQQLFSFFTFSCPCHVGQNLIYGLAFLGVPALILLIVGYALNNQTWRLVTGKRSHFEKVTTSNWLLNCKLICFVLCSITGRALVAPVTWLAVTLINGSYYVCAVSEYVPTYYYGANPNVTDSERRRILATFPCSQLVPPEMTRARDEVILLLRYQSQVAGWLLIAVVVITVFLSYCLASCFSPLSFLHFRYWSSYVHNEQELFDEATEQHSRLYAMQHVRKFFGFVPGSENVKEIRIPSLREWQAISGLAFLKEVDEEHYDYSLLHDWALKERANGKYLKVDADPLIITQL; translated from the exons ATGACTTTTCTTCCAAAGTGGTTAACTTTTCTAAAAGGCAAAGAAGTTGTTCTTGCTAATGCTATAATTGCAATATTGACAATTGGTGGGCAGCAGCTTTTCTCGTTTTTCACGTTCAGCTGTCCCTGTCATGTTGGACAGAACCTTATTTATGGGCTGGCTTTCCTAGGAGTTCCTGCACTGATCCTTCTCATTGTTGGTTATGCCCTGAATAACCAGACTTGGAGGCTGGTTACAGGCAAAAGGTCTCATTTTGAGAAGGTGACTACCTCAAACTGGTTACTGAACTGCAAACTGATCTGCTTTGTCTTGTGCAGCATCACTGGGAGAGCACTGGTTGCTCCAGTAACATGGCTAGCAGTAACCCTGATAAATGGCTCATATTATGTCTGTGCTGTGAGCGAGTATGTCCCCACGTATTATTATGGAGCTAATCCTAATGTTACTGATAGTGAACGCAGAAGGATATTGGCTACATTTCCATGCAGTCAGTTAGTTCCACCAGAGATGACCCGGGCAAGAGATGAAGTGATTCTCCTACTCAGATACCAGTCACAA GTGGCTGGCTGGCTTCTGATTGCTGTGGTAGTCATCACTGTCTTCCTGTCTTACTGCCTGGCAAGCTGTTTTTCCCCGCTCAGCTTTCTACATTTCAGATACTGGAGCAGCTATGTCCACAATGAGCAGGAGCTCTTTGATGAGGCAACGGAGCAGCACTCAAGGCTCTATGCCATGCAGCATGTAAGGAAGTTCTTTGGCTTTGTCCCAGGAAGTGAAAATGTAAAGGAAATTCGTATCCCATCTCTCAGAGAGTGGCAAGCTATTTCTGGACTGGCCTTTCTAAAAGAAGTGGATGAGGAGCACTATGATTACAGTCTCCTCCATGACTGGGCACTCAAGGAGCGTGCAAATGGAAAATACTTGAAGGTTGATGCAGACCCTTTGATCATAACACAGCTCTGA
- the TRAPPC3L gene encoding trafficking protein particle complex subunit 3-like protein, translating to MSRSPGRKQENHKISRELFVLTYGALVAQLCKEYEKDEDVNTCLDSMGYSIGIRLIDDFLARSAVKKCRSYSETADMIAQVAFKMYLGVTPSVSCSSATGNEFSLILDKNPLVDFVEELPPERASLCYCNLLCGVIRGALEMVHLAAEVTFLQDRLKGDAVTEIGITFLRKPEDRKHKRNK from the exons ATGTCTCGGTCACcaggaagaaaacaggagaaCCACAAAATT agcagagaactTTTTGTACTGACTTATGGGGCTTTGGTAGCCCAGCTGTGCAAGGAGTATGAAAAAGATGAAGATGTCAACACCTGTTTAGATAGCAT GGGATACAGCATTGGCATAAGGCTGATTGATGACTTTTTAGCTCGTTCAGCCGTTAAAAAATGCCGCAGTTATTCTGAAACTGCAGACATGATTGCACAG GTTGCTTTCAAGATGTATCTTGGGGTCACCCCTAGTGTGAGTTGCAGTAGTGCCACAGGAAATGAATTCTCCTTAATCCTGGACAAAAACCCACTAGTGGACTTTGTGGAGGAGCTGCCACCAGAACGAGCATCACTTTGCTACTGTAACCTCCTCTGTGGGGTGATTCGAGGTGCCCTGGAAATG GTTCACTTAGCAGCAGAAGTTACCTTCCTCCAGGACAGGCTGAAGGGTGATGCTGTGACAGAAATAGGAATTACATTTTTAAGGAAGCCTgaagacagaaagcacaaaaggaataaatga